The stretch of DNA TACCATGTTTGGCGGTGCTCCTCAACAGTATGTTTCCGAGCCCGTGTAATCATTTTGATTTTAGACTAAGCATTATATATAGGATCAACTACGCTCAGATGACTGTCAACCAGCATCAGCAGTTCAATCCCTTCCGCCAATCTATGATGATGCCCCAGCAAACTGGATTCATGCAGCCTCAGATGACCGGCTTTTCTCAtccacaacaacaaggtTTCCTCCAGCCTCAACAAACAGGTGCCATGGCGTTTGGAAGACAGTCCATGATGCCTATGTCTACAGGACAACCAGGTGCAGGAGGAGAATTTGGTTTCATTCAGCCACCCCATGCGCAAGCTCAACAGCCGCAAATGCAGATGCAGATGCAGCCTCAGCAAACTGGATTCCTACAGCCTCAGGCTACTGGATTTAACCCTTTCAGGCAGAGTATGATGCTTACTGGCAATGGTATGGGTGTGGGCGGTTTGAGCGGGCCCATGTCCCAACCtgcttctccttcgccttttGCCCAACCATCTCATCAGACACAAGGACAAGGCCAAATTCAACGCCCAGGGTCGACGCCTGCATTCTCTACTCCTCCTTCCAACGGCACAGCTGCCGGTTCCAGCTCCGAGGCTAAACCTTTGACGGCCCAGACAACAGGCTCGAAGAACCCCTTCGCCCCTGCAGGCGGCGCTGTTCCTCCTGTACCTGCTCTTCGATCCCAGCATCAGCCGCCGCAGAAGAAGCCGACAATGaatgagatgatgatgggtcTTCATACCGGTAATAGTGACGGAGCATGGGGTCAGCCTCAAGcgcagcaacagcagacGCAACCAGCGGATCAAGCGGGCCAGCAAGGGAGTGCTCAGGGTACAGGGATGTCGAGCATTGCGAGCGAGTTTGCATCAAACAAGAACCAGGCGAATGGTTCTGCCAATGCGAACACTGGCGGTGGTGGGACGGACTTCTTGTCTCAATTCGGATCTTTGTCTGTTAATCGTCCTGGtgcttcctctccatctaCACAAacagcttcctcttcgaACCCGCTGTCGTTCTTGTCTACAAACCCTACAGGTAGTACCAGCGCGACTTCAGGGCTCACTTCACAGACCACAGGCGCAAACACCAACAGCAGTGCGAATGGCTTCATTCAACCCCAACCTACCGGATATGGCGGCTCTAACATTAAGCCATTCAAACCTTCGAGCAGTTTTGGTAATCAGTTGATGGAGAACTTACCACCCCTACCTGAATCTGGTGCTGGATCAAACCCCGGTTCTGCTGTAGCCTCACCGAGCGGCGTCGGTGGAGTTGGAGCCGTTCAGCCGCAGAGTACAGGTTTCCCCGGCTTGGGATCCTTGTCATTCCAAAACACTGGTAACCCTGCGGGATCTTCAGCGGGAACTGGCAGCGGTCTGATGCCCCAAATGACAGGAGCTCCCAACCCGTTTAGGCAATCTACCATGCTTGGAGGATCGTCATCTAATGCTGGAAGGTTGAACCCGCAGATGACAGGGATGGGCGCCTTTAGCGGGTTATCGGCGTTTGGTGGACAAAACCATGGACAGGGACAAGGAATATTTggacaacagcagcagcaacagcagcagccgTTCCAACAGCAAGCCCAGCAGGGATCGTTGATCTGATCTGATGTGATGTCTGGATAACTGGCGAAAGCGTCAGACGTCAATGAGAATGGTGTGGGAGGGAGACGTTTGTAAAAGCTTGGTCTCTTCAAAAGTGTTGAAATATGATACATAGCATTGAGCGGTTTTTGTTTTGTAAGGGATCTTTTTTCTATATACCCCCAATTTTACCCCTTAGTATTTCGTCGTCCGCGATACATCAGATCTACTGTACGCCATACGATTCTCGGTAATAGGTTCATAGGGACTCGATTTCAAAGGCTTTCCAGTTCTAATTTGATTAGAATATGATATGATATGTGACATggtcttctcttcattcaTTGGCACggtaaaagaagaagaagacggatgaTATGCATGTTTCtgttgaaagaaaaagtctACTTTGTCGTGTTTACAGCTACATGACGCGCATTCTCTAATTCCTTTGCTCCTCATATCAAAGTACATACTATTCCAAACCATGAGAGACAAAAAGACATAAATGGGGTCTCTACAAGATGCTTTACTGCTCCTtggtcttctcctttgtcGCTAACGCCTCTTTCTGCTTCACGTTCACTCTCCCCTTAAGGTCCTCCTCacctttcccatcctcaccatcaACCTTGTAAATAATACCATTATCCACCGCattctctctccttgccttattctcatccaccacctcttcttcttctccgtcgTCACCTAAACTGTGAGAAAATGGTCGTCCTTTCCCTTCGCATGAACCCGAGCCTGAGGCTGGAGGCGTTGGAGTTCGTGTTGTTGTGATAGGATTgaagggagatggggaaaagGTCGGAATGAAAAGGTTGATCAAGCCGGAAGACAAGAGACCGAGCACTATCAGTAGAAAAATAGATGAATCAGCTAAATATCTGagaatgggagaagatgatgagcaggaCGTACAAAGCCCTGCAAGCTTTTCGGGAGGGTTATGGAAGTACACAGCCGTCATGAGTACCATCCACATCCAGATACCTACCAGCCCCGTCGCCGCAAGAGCGATCAACCCATGAACCTTGCTCTTCCACCCTCTAGCCCTTCCATAGCGCAACCCAGCCGTTTTACCACCGGCCCAAGCTCGCCAAGTAGGAGCGAGCTCGCGGCCAAGAACCATGATACATAGCGtcaagaggaaagagtgaCCAGAAATGTCGAACCCTTTATGCCACCTCGGGCGCGGAAGGGGAGCGAGACTTTCATGCGAAGCGGTAGGTCCGCCTCCTGGTGGGATGGCAGTTCCCTTGCCGCCGCCAGGGAGGAGAGCGAATAGTTCAGGCAAAGCGTCAGGTGTGAGAGGAACGCCGGTGCAAAATTTGTAAGGGAGGGCAATGTAGATTTTTTCCTGGCCTGATGATCCTTGAGGTCCAGCAGTGAATAGTTTACCAAAAGTGTGCCGAGCAAGGATAGGTGAGATAGAGGGCGGTAAAGGAAGAGCACAGTTCCCACCCGTAAGGGCAATGATTCGATCTCCAAGGCCTGCACCAAAGAACCACCTTGTGAATACAGCCCAGCATGCGGTAGCTGCTATCCAGACCAATAACCTTCTGATTCGTCCATCGTTGGGAGGAGTGGAAAAGCTAAACATCCTGGAACGGTTTCGAGGAGAAGTGACAAGGTGTAAGAGGTAAATGGCAGATGTCCAAGCCCAAGCTCGTTTGACAAATATGACGTTCAGAATGTTGGATTTACGAGCAAAGTAGGCGACGCGCTCGGGGATGTGGTTATGATGTATTTCAGAAGTGTTGAGTGATGTAGAGAGGACAAGAGAGTACATGATTCCGCATCTGCCACGATCATCTGTTGTTTTAGCTTGTATTCAATCGAAAGTTACATGGAGCAGCTCACAACATCAATGAACTGACCACGCCTGCTAGTGTTAGTTGATGGGCATCGAGTACATTCTCGAAGAATGTTCTAGGAGATATAGAAGCGGATTGAAGGGTCGATGTGTGGCTCATCCGACGAGCAGCGGCCGATTTGGGAGTAAATGTCGCGAGGTCGATGTGGGAGGCTGTGGAGGGGTTGCGGGAGTGCGACGAGGTACGAGGCGATCGGGCTGCCATCTTAGGCAGGATAAGATTATGAAGATGTTGCGGAATGAAAAAGTAAAGTGAATTGAAAAGTGgatatatgtatatatatgttTATTCGAATACTGCGAAATGAAATGCGATGGAGATAGCTTCACTTTCAGGcaccatctccctctcacTGACGTTTATAACGTCGACGCGCTTTTTACAGTATCCGCAGCATCCATTTGGTCTGCTTTTTGCATTGCGTCCCTAAATACTCATCTTTGAGTCCATGTACGAACAAAGGCTTTTATTTGATGCATTGCTCTCTTTCTTACCGGATCATTAATGATGATCAGAGGAGACTGCATCTCAACTTAAATATGCACTCAGATGAATTATTACAGTCATGTTTCTAAAATTCCATGATGCGCATGAATAACTCGTCATTCTCGTCTTCTGAATCCTACAATAGAAATGGCGAAATCAGTCACCAAAATTATGATTGCCTAGCAGCTTGAGGAATAATAAGATAACTCACATCGAAGGCTATAATTCTCTCCGCATCAATGATGATCGTATGTACCCCATCATCCAACAGTTCCAGCTCTGCCACCGTGCAAGGCAACTCCGCTCCCGTCTTCACACCCTTAACCAACGTCGAGTGTCTATATTCTTGATGCGATGGTACATCAGCTTCCTCCGTGATCACCTCAAACGCATTTTGACCGTCTTTCAATTCAGGGTCGAACTGGGCTTGACGGACCCGCATAGGGTCAAAGTCGTACAGCTGGATGCAAGGTTCGCTTTCGACATCGCTTCTGGTAACATATCGGTCTTGGTAGACGTAGCATACCCACGCTAAAAATGCGGAAATGAGGATCAGAATAGGTCGGCGTCATTGAAGTAGGGGATTAAACTTACATGGGACATACTGGTGAGGACCGAGCATCCTTACTTTGGGTGCGATATTTGCAAATGGCACGACTGGCGCGGGCCTGGGGAATGCACTGAACAACAAGGGACTAGTGGGTGCAGGAAGATAGCCCAATAAtgttttcttcctcacaaACATTACATAATGCGTGGTCTGGAGAtgtccctcttcatcttcagtGGGTTGACAGTAAAATTCGAGGACGACAATACCGCTTTCAGGATCGGGGATAAACGGCTGAGGGGACCCGATAGGGTGGGTAGGGAGATTGTACCTGGGTGCAGGATCGGCACGAATCGTCATTcgtggtggaggaagatcgTTTTCGAAATCAATGACAAATTCGGGTAGGTCAATGGTCGTGACGTGCGTGGCTGTGTGCGGAGGAGGGACAGGTTCGTGTTCGTTCACCGTAGtgctggaaagaggaggaaaggcaTAGATGTTGAGATGATGGGAAAATATGAGGTCGCCCGGGTCGGTAAGGTCCCCAAGGATCTCAGAATCGGGGTTCAAAGTCGTCGATACGCTGGGAATGgcgaaagatgaaggtgtaAGACAAATGAAAGACTCGAACGTGGATGTATGAGGAGCAATAAGTGTGACCGCCAATCGACCAGTCGTCCATTGCCATCCACAGAGCATATCTTTACTTCCGCGATGATGATTCTTGAGCACGAACAGCCCGTCATCACATATCTGGAAGCCTAGTGAAGGGGCTCTCCCATAGAGTGTTCCTGAGGGCCAAGTGAGGATATGCTCTTTGGCTCGTGGATGGGGCTGGAAAGTAGAGAGTGTAAAGAGGTGAAGGTTGATAGTAGGatcttgaggatgaggccTGAGAGCTCGGTCAGCCGATGAATTCAAAGGAATTAAGATTACAAACACACTTGTATTCGGCTACGACGAAAAGATCCTGTCCCGGATCAAAAGCGAAATCCAACATTTGAAAGCCAAATTTGTGCGTTCGCCTGATATTACCaaactcttcatcttcctcgatATCAATAATCTCATCCATcgcatcatcctcatctcggttttttccaccaccatctctgCCATCACCAGGTCTATTCTTCACATCCTCCCAttctcccatcttcccaaACTCGTACACTCCAATCTCATTCCCAATCTGTCTCGAATAAGGGATAGGTACACTCCGCACCAATACACCTTCTAAAAACTCATATAACCTCCCCTCATATTCCTGAAATTTAACAGTCTCCTCCGACTTGGGTGAAAAACTACGGAAACGTGTGAGGCGTTCTCGGAGGGTGTCCAAAAGCTGAGCCTTAGAGGGCGGCACGAGGTGTGGATTGACTGCATCAGGAAGGAGAGCATTGGGATTGAGAATGAGGGAAGATGTTTGTAGGAGATTTCGAAGCTTCATAGAAGTATTCCCGCTCAGAAAATTGTTGATCTGAGAACAAACCTATAGACATACATCAAGTGATTAACGGTGGAGTGTGGGTGCGATAAGACAAAAAAGTAAGGCTTACTCGATGGCACCGCACAAATGTCACGCGATCTACATTAGAAAAAATTCGCTCGAGAACTTCGTCTGGGACTTTGAGAAGCCATGGAGTGCCCTTGGGGTCCGGGATCTCGTATGGAAGAGG from Cryptococcus neoformans var. neoformans B-3501A chromosome 7, whole genome shotgun sequence encodes:
- a CDS encoding hypothetical protein (HMMPfam hit to ENTH, ENTH domain, score: 59.6, E(): 8.4e-15), with the protein product MTAQSFDKIVKLATKPKNAPPKAKYIDSLIAATYADDSSINEIAIVLAQRLRDTNGVVVFKGLLTLHQMIRTGQTEALLDVLARNDVLRLRNIYSQRFQGYVPPASMGAYADYLDNRIRVYRDLKRDLIRVQTESNRRSDGLGAASKARRLRHLPVEKGLLREVKVVQRLLDSLIKCKFYDDDLRDENTVLALRLLVKDLLVLFQAGNEGVCNILEHYFEMSKVDATDSFEIYKSFIKQTEKVVDYLSFARKLHHVLNVPVPNLKHAPTGLVKALEEYLNDPNFEQNRMDYKRSLGVVEGGSRRPSDTEPTRKASPDKSTSTSTKAASPAPEVKPQAPAGASKKIQDFFESIQADQQPTMFGGAPQQINYAQMTVNQHQQFNPFRQSMMMPQQTGFMQPQMTGFSHPQQQGFLQPQQTGAMAFGRQSMMPMSTGQPGAGGEFGFIQPPHAQAQQPQMQMQMQPQQTGFLQPQATGFNPFRQSMMLTGNGMGVGGLSGPMSQPASPSPFAQPSHQTQGQGQIQRPGSTPAFSTPPSNGTAAGSSSEAKPLTAQTTGSKNPFAPAGGAVPPVPALRSQHQPPQKKPTMNEMMMGLHTGNSDGAWGQPQAQQQQTQPADQAGQQGSAQGTGMSSIASEFASNKNQANGSANANTGGGGTDFLSQFGSLSVNRPGASSPSTQTASSSNPLSFLSTNPTGSTSATSGLTSQTTGANTNSSANGFIQPQPTGYGGSNIKPFKPSSSFGNQLMENLPPLPESGAGSNPGSAVASPSGVGGVGAVQPQSTGFPGLGSLSFQNTGNPAGSSAGTGSGLMPQMTGAPNPFRQSTMLGGSSSNAGRLNPQMTGMGAFSGLSAFGGQNHGQGQGIFGQQQQQQQQPFQQQAQQGSLI
- a CDS encoding hypothetical protein (Match to EST gb|CF185434.1|CF185434) — translated: MLERLMAKTFQKQTPPADEQPDSTPYRPRREPLPYEIPDPKGTPWLLKVPDEVLERIFSNVDRVTFVRCHRVCSQINNFLSGNTSMKLRNLLQTSSLILNPNALLPDAVNPHLVPPSKAQLLDTLRERLTRFRSFSPKSEETVKFQEYEGRLYEFLEGVLVRSVPIPYSRQIGNEIGVYEFGKMGEWEDVKNRPGDGRDGGGKNRDEDDAMDEIIDIEEDEEFGNIRRTHKFGFQMLDFAFDPGQDLFVVAEYKPHPQDPTINLHLFTLSTFQPHPRAKEHILTWPSGTLYGRAPSLGFQICDDGLFVLKNHHRGSKDMLCGWQWTTGRLAVTLIAPHTSTFESFICLTPSSFAIPSVSTTLNPDSEILGDLTDPGDLIFSHHLNIYAFPPLSSTTVNEHEPVPPPHTATHVTTIDLPEFVIDFENDLPPPRMTIRADPAPRYNLPTHPIGSPQPFIPDPESGIVVLEFYCQPTEDEEGHLQTTHYVMFVRKKTLLGYLPAPTSPLLFSAFPRPAPVVPFANIAPKVRMLGPHQYVPSWVCYVYQDRYVTRSDVESEPCIQLYDFDPMRVRQAQFDPELKDGQNAFEVITEEADVPSHQEYRHSTLVKGVKTGAELPCTVAELELLDDGVHTIIIDAERIIAFDDSEDENDELFMRIMEF